In one window of Ptychodera flava strain L36383 unplaced genomic scaffold, AS_Pfla_20210202 Scaffold_41__1_contigs__length_1339820_pilon, whole genome shotgun sequence DNA:
- the LOC139128012 gene encoding uncharacterized protein isoform X1, protein MMDVTNGIISEECRRSLDERNRGEHSRFLETVERGDAETVESLLKTGTIDVNRSLSRGYIHFNALHLAALQDDYKMIQVLQHYGAKPLAKIPIPTNIDEDILQSRSRVDLCRAHASPAYILFYSDDPIRTVFNLCCELKEVSDRKGLGTHAEKPLSI, encoded by the exons ATGATGGATGTGACTAATGGTATAATCAGTGAAGAGTGCAGACGTTCATTAGACGAGCGAAATCGTGGAGAGCACTCAAGGTTTTTGGAGACCGTGGAAAGAGGCGACGCCGAAACCGTTGAGAGTTTACTAAAA ACTGGGACCATTGATGTGAATAGGTCTCTCAGCAGAGGTTACATTCATTTCAATGCACTGCACCTTGCAGCCTTACAAGATGACTATAAAATGATACAAGTGCTTCAACATTATGGAGCTAAACCACTGGCTAAAATACCCATTCCAACGA ACATAGATGAAGATATTTTGCAATCTAGAAGTAGGGTTGACTTATGCCGTGCACATGCTAGTCCGGCATATATATTGTTTTACAGTGACGATCCAATTCGTACCGTATTCAATCTCTGTTGTGAACTCAAAGAGGTGTCAGACAGAAAGGGATTAGGAACACATGCAGA